The Fusobacterium russii ATCC 25533 genome includes a region encoding these proteins:
- a CDS encoding dihydroorotate oxidase, which translates to MSSTKTKIGNYEFQNCLMNAAGVYCYNREELEKIINSEAGSFVTKTATLNIREGNPSPRYYDTNLGCINSMGLPNLGFDYYLGYLLELQKTMPECTFFFSLVGLSQEETHILLKRVQESEFKGLTELNLSCPNVPGKPQIAYDLETTEKLLTEIFNYFKKPLGIKLPPYFDMVHFNQAAEVFNKFPLTFINCVNSIGNGLVINDETVVIKPKNGFGGIGGEYIKPTALANVHAFYQRLKPSIQIIGTGGVLTGRDAFEHILCGASMVQIGTTLQKEGPEVFKRITEELKAIMEEKGYKTLEDFRGKLKYL; encoded by the coding sequence ATGTCTTCAACAAAAACTAAAATTGGAAACTATGAATTTCAAAATTGTCTTATGAATGCAGCAGGAGTATACTGCTATAATCGTGAAGAATTAGAAAAAATTATAAATTCAGAAGCTGGCTCTTTTGTGACTAAAACAGCTACATTAAATATTCGTGAAGGAAATCCAAGCCCTCGTTATTATGATACAAACTTAGGTTGTATAAATTCTATGGGACTACCAAATTTAGGTTTTGATTATTATTTGGGATATTTACTTGAATTACAAAAAACTATGCCCGAATGTACTTTCTTTTTTTCATTGGTAGGGCTATCACAAGAAGAAACACATATACTTTTAAAAAGAGTTCAAGAAAGTGAGTTCAAAGGTTTGACAGAACTTAATTTATCATGTCCAAATGTACCGGGAAAACCTCAAATAGCCTATGATTTGGAAACTACTGAAAAATTATTAACAGAAATATTCAATTATTTTAAAAAGCCTTTGGGAATAAAGTTACCACCTTATTTTGATATGGTTCATTTTAATCAAGCTGCAGAAGTTTTTAATAAGTTTCCTCTTACATTCATAAATTGTGTTAATAGCATAGGAAATGGGCTTGTTATAAATGATGAGACAGTAGTTATAAAACCTAAAAATGGTTTTGGAGGTATAGGTGGAGAGTATATAAAACCAACTGCTCTTGCCAATGTTCATGCTTTTTATCAAAGATTGAAACCTTCTATTCAAATTATAGGAACAGGAGGTGTCCTAACAGGAAGGGATGCCTTTGAGCATATTTTATGTGGTGCAAGTATGGTACAAATTGGAACAACTCTGCAAAAAGAAGGACCTGAGGTTTTCAAGAGGATAACTGAAGAATTAAAAGCTATTATGGAAGAGAAAGGCTATAAAACTCTTGAAGATTTTAGAGGTAAATTAAAGTATTTATAA
- a CDS encoding tRNA 2-thiocytidine biosynthesis TtcA family protein: MEVGKIEDKFSNNIGKVVCEAIIPEVPLKELSEIEKSIQKKFRSQLWTPFIKALKEFKMINDGDRIAVAISGGKDSLLLAKLFQELKRASKTNFELVFISMNPGFNDENLKKLKDNLNYLNIPTKVYQDNVFQVAEKIAKDYPCYMCAKMRRGSLYSRAVEMGCNKLALGHHFDDVVETTLMSMFYMAKFETMLPKLKADNFEMELIRPLFYVEEQSIKKWIRANGLSPMNCGCTVAAGKTSSKRRETKELLGLLEKTNPNIRKNIMQSAKNVNLEKILAWKTKGEHFSYLDNIY; encoded by the coding sequence ATGGAAGTAGGAAAAATCGAAGATAAATTTTCAAATAATATAGGGAAAGTTGTTTGTGAGGCTATTATACCAGAAGTTCCTTTAAAGGAATTATCAGAAATAGAGAAAAGTATTCAAAAAAAATTTCGTTCGCAACTATGGACACCTTTTATAAAGGCATTAAAAGAATTTAAAATGATAAATGATGGGGATAGAATAGCAGTTGCTATTTCAGGAGGAAAAGATAGTTTGCTTTTAGCCAAACTTTTCCAAGAATTAAAAAGAGCTAGCAAAACAAATTTTGAGCTTGTATTTATTTCAATGAATCCCGGGTTTAATGATGAAAATTTAAAAAAGTTGAAAGATAATTTAAATTATTTAAACATACCAACAAAAGTTTATCAGGATAATGTGTTTCAGGTGGCAGAAAAAATTGCAAAAGACTATCCTTGCTATATGTGTGCGAAGATGAGAAGAGGAAGTTTGTATTCTAGGGCAGTGGAAATGGGCTGTAATAAATTAGCCTTAGGACATCACTTTGATGATGTTGTAGAAACAACACTTATGAGTATGTTTTACATGGCAAAATTTGAAACTATGCTACCTAAATTGAAAGCAGATAATTTTGAGATGGAACTTATAAGACCACTTTTCTATGTTGAAGAGCAGTCAATTAAAAAATGGATAAGAGCCAATGGTCTATCACCAATGAATTGTGGCTGTACAGTTGCTGCAGGAAAGACATCCAGTAAAAGACGAGAAACAAAAGAGCTTCTAGGACTCCTTGAAAAAACTAATCCTAATATTAGGAAAAATATAATGCAGTCAGCTAAAAATGTAAATTTAGAAAAGATTCTCGCTTGGAAAACTAAAGGAGAGCATTTTTCATATTTAGATAATATTTATTAA